The following nucleotide sequence is from Cricetulus griseus strain 17A/GY chromosome 9, alternate assembly CriGri-PICRH-1.0, whole genome shotgun sequence.
CACGCGTGCTCCATCCCGTCCCCACTCCTGTCTGTGATGTTTAAGGGGACAGTCACTGCTGGGATGGCAGCCGAATGGCCGTAGAGAACATGGTCTcctgagctcagatcccagcTGGGGCCACTTATTAGCTGAGGGACCTGAGGCAAGCCACTCAGCTTGTCTGTGCCTCAGTCAGATGATCAACaagatggggaaaaccacaagAAAGCCAGTCCCGAGGGCAGCCATGAGGACATTAAGTAAATTTAGTGTGCACTGAGCTGAACCAGCACCACACACGTAAGGCGTTGAACACACCCTTCACAGGGAACTCATGCCTGCTGCCTCCAGGACCACATCACAAGGTCTGCTGCGGATGTCTGTCTGCTAACCATCCGTGGCTAGATGCCTGTGTCTGCAAACACCTCTACTTattcttggcttttgttttgtggtCCAGGATGCCCTCAAACTTGATatcctcctgtccctgtctcttGTGTGCTAGGGTGACAGACACGCACCCAACGGATATCTGTCTGAGTGCCTGTGAGTCCTCTGTATCCATGGCTCTCTCCTGTCTACCTACCTGGCCAGGCTACCTCTGTGTCTATTTCTGCATGTCTATTGATCTAAAAATATTCATAGTGATCTTGGTCCATCATGCCCATCCATGAGTGTATGTCTGGGGGCACAGGGGGGCGGGGCACCCGAGCGTTCGACTGGAGACTCACTATGTCTGTGCAGAGTTCTATGAAGAGAATGGTGATGCAGCCAAGGGGTAGGGGCACACTGACAGTGATGTAGATGAGGTAAGGGGTCAGTTCTGGAATGTTCTTGGTCAGTGTATAGGCAATGGATTTCTTCAGGTTGTCGAAGATCAGTCGGCCTGTGGGGCAGAGCAggtgcctcagcctccttacaGACACGCCCCCCCTCCTGAGCCCTCCTGGCCTGCCCCCTCCCTAACAGGGCACAGACCCTGCTCCACGCCCGTCACAATGGAAGCAAAGTTGTCATCCAGCAAGATCATGTCAGCAGCATTTTTGGCAGCATCCGAGCCAGCAATACCCATGGCTACGCCAATGTCAGCTTTCTTCAGGGCCGGGGAGTCATTCACGCCATCCCCTGTCACAGCCACAATGGCACCCTGAGGGCAGCAGGTCAGATGAGCAGGAGGTCAGAAAGACACCAGCCCAGGGCCAGCCTGGCCCATCGGCCACTCTCCTCAGCAGGGTCTCACCAGTCGCTGGCAGCTCTCCACAATGACCAGCTTCTGCTGGGGACTAGTGCGAGCAAACACCATCTCAGGATGGGTGCGCAGGGCCTCCACCAGCTCAGACGGGTCCATGTCCTTCAGCTGCATGCCATTGATCACACAGGCCCGGGCATCCCTGCAGGAGGGAGCGGCTCTCACCGGGGTCTCCGTGTGGAGGATGTGAGGGGGAACCACGGGGAGAGCCAGTGAGTGCTTACTTCCGATTAACCTGGTCCACGGGCATGCGGAGACGGGCGGCGATGTCTTCCACCGTCTCACTGCCTTCGGAGATGATGCCCACGCTGGCTGCGATGGCCTTGGCTGTGATGGGATGGTCACCAGTCACCATGATCACCTGTGGGAAGACCAGCACACCCCTTCACCTCTTCAGGTCGTCCCCGACCTCCCTGGTGGATGTCTGCTAACACAGTCATTATTCGGCAAGCACGATCACCTGCTGTGCCTGGGACAAAAGGGACAACTGTCCTATCCTTACAGTTGGTATTCTAGGGCAGGGAGATAGAGAGTAGACAAggtaaagccgggcgttggtggtgcacgcctttaatcccagcactcgggaggcagaggcaggcagatctctgtgagttcgaagctagactggtctccagagcgagctccaggacaggctccaaagctacacagagaaaccttgtctcgaaaaaccaaagaaaaagaaagtagacaAGATAAGCAAGTGAACTGTATAGCACATTAAGAGGGGAAAAAATGAGCTCACTGGGGATTGTGGTGGCTTAATTGTACATAAAGAAGACCTCACTGAGGAGGTGACATATGAGCAGAGACCCAAACATGAAAGAGTTGGCCACATGGAGATTCGTAGGAAGAACACCTCCGGCCGAATGAATAGCCAGatgcaaaggtcctgaggcaaGAACAAGCCTCAGTTGCTGGAGCTACAGCCTCCTAGAGTGGGACAAAAACCCAGGTAGACGGTTAAGTGGCTCTTCCCAGGCTGTTGGCTGAACTGAGTTCCATGGCCAAGCCTGAGCAAGTAAGCCAGTCAAGGCATTCTCTCCCCCAGCCACCAAAGCTGATTTGGGGATGAACGTGTGACCCAAGTGAACAGGAGAGGTCGGAGCTCTAAGTGGAGCTGTCTTCCCTGCACACTCACACTGAAATTGAGATTAAAGCCGGAAGAGACATAAAGGAACTAGGCCAGGAGAAAGGCAGCTCCCTCGCTGCCCTGAGCTCCTGGACACGGCTGTACAAATGAAGCTTCCTCCCTCAGAACTCCCGCATCATGAACCAGGACAGTCCGATTCGTGACGGTTACAGGCGGgagtctgtcctctcctctcctcacccccagaCGGCACGCATACCCGGATGCCTGCCGTGCGGCACTTGAGCACAGCATCAGGCACGGTGGCCCGGGGAGGGTCAATCATGGATACGAGTCCCGCAAAGCACAGGCCGCTACTTGGAAAGTTCATGGCCTCCACATCGAAGGAATAACCGGGTGGGTAGTCCTTCTCATTCAGGTAGAGCTGGCAGAAACCTGGCCAGAAGACAGGAATGAGAGGAGTCTAGGCAGATGGTATGCCAGCGGGGCCAGCGGAGCCAGGGCCTGGCTTGTGAAATAACAGGCCCCTCACGCCACTTATAGACTCCAGCTCCTGAGTCCATCCTTAGGGGGCGCACCCCCACCCTGCACATGAGGAGACTGAGGtaatctgtaatctcagcatttgggaggtggaggcaggaggatagggcGTTCCGGGGAACCTGAGCTACAttagataggaaggaaggaaggaaggagggagggagggaggagggagggagggagggagggagggagagagggagggagggagagaggggaggactCAAAGTTAAGTGAAAGGTGGAACTAGACCATGTGTCTGTGCCTCCAGGGTCTCCAGGGGTTAGGAAAGCTTAACCTTCACAGAAGTTGAGAGGGTCACAGGTAAGGACAAAGGAGGGACTTGGTGGCCCTCGCCTTTACTCctgcaccggggaggcagaggcaggcggatctctgagttggaggccagcctggtctacagagtgagttctggacaGCCAGGCCTCGTTGAAACACTGGCTCAGAAAACACTGGCAAGGTCCAGCATGGAGACAAAGCCTGGGAAAGATCAAAAATCAAGAGGACACAGGACTAGAGATGGAACACGGGCTGGAAAAGGGGGGTCGGGGTTCAGGCGAGGTATGTAAGGGGTGGTCAGGGTGAAGACAGGTTAGGGGTCAGAACTGACAAAGGGAAGGGAAATCAAGGGCGAGGCTGGGGCAGACCAGCCCCTGCCTGAACCAGAAGTGGGAGAGCTTAGGCCGGCAGCCACAGAGCCTTGCCTAGGTCGCACGAGGGTTCAAGGCCCTCGGGCGTGGGCTCCATCCACAGGGTCCGTGCCCTGCCCTCTTCACACACTGTCCCGCCCCGGGCGGCTCTCACCGAGGACGCGTTCGCCCAGGCCTCCCAGGCTGAGGTAGGCGGTCTGGAAGGCCTCACGCCATTGCTCGTCTAGGGGTAGCTCCTGGCCTTTGATGAGGATGGAGCTGCAACGCTCCAGCACGCGCTCCGGGGCGCCCTTCATCACCAGCAAGTGCCGGGGGTCCCGGGGATCCTCAAGCGTGTGGATGGACAGCTGGGGGCGGGGAAGAGGCGGAGCTGCGGGGCTGCACCGCCTTGGGGGCGGGGATAGACGGGGTGTGACCGTGTGATAAAGGGCGTGGTCACACGAGGAGGCGGAGCCTGAGGGGCCGAGTCCCGCCCCAAAGCAGAGATGCTCCTGCTGTGGGTGGGGCTTGGGTGGGCGGGGAATCACTGTGGGCGGGGTCTATCTGAGCATGGGCGGGGCCACAAGCTGGACAGATAGGGATGGGACTGAGTGAGGATCGTCCTGAGCGAGGGTGGCGCGACCCGCGGTGGCCCCGACCCGGGGCGCGGCGCACCTGGAACTTGTTGGTGGAGTTGAAGGGGATCTCGCAGACTTTGGGGAAGCGGTCCCGGTAGCCCATGGCGTTGCCCAGCGTCAGCTCGGAGAACTTGAGCAGCGCAGTCTCAGACGCGTCCCCGATCACGATGCGCTGGCGGCAGGGTCCAGCGTGAGGGTCGGAGCAGCGGTCCCCAGGCCCCAGACATCACCCCCCTGGGACCCCCGGGTCTCTCACCTTGGGCACTGGCACCGCGTCCTGGCCGGACTTGAAGGCGGCGCGGTTGCACAGGGTGAGCACGCGGCACAGCGCCCGCCACGTCTCCGAGGACTGGTCGAACGTCTGCCCTGGAGACCAGACGTCGGGGCCGGGACCTCAAGGGACTGGATTTTCCAAGCCGGAGCGGAGCCCCGTCCCACTGCATTAAGGCCGCCTTTGCCTGAATTCGGGGTCCCTCCACGCGCGGCAATAGTACCCCGCTTGCTATTCCTGTCCCCAGACAGCCTTAGAGCCTCCCGGAGACCACATTCCCTTCACAGAGCTGCTGAGCTCCCTCGCAGGACCCGGACCCGCCACCTCCCTTCCCCAGGCTCCCCGCCAGACCAGCAAGGGCATCCGGGCCCGgcaccctcccctcccacccccacacctgaCTGGTCCTCCGTGGTGTCCGCCGTGTGGATATGGTTGTCAAACCACAGATGAGACACCGTCATGCGGTTCTGAGTGAGAGTTCCCGTCTTGTCTGAGCAGATGACCGACGTGGAACCCAGGGTCTCCACGGCTTCTAGATTTTTGACCACGCAGTTTTTACTGGCCAGCCGCTTTGCTGTCAGTGACAGGCAGACCTGCGGACAGACGGGGGACACAGGCATGGCCAGGCCCTGCCACCAGCCCTAAGTCTCCTCCTGTACTCCAGCTGCTACATTTTGAGGGCAGGATTCCCcgagccaaaacaaaacaaaacaagacagccaTTTGCAGCCCATGCCTTCCCTAGCATCACCAGATACCCTTAGAGCTCAGGCTCTCCGCCAGCTCACATCAACACAATGGAAACGAGAAAATGAACTTCTTAGCCTCCCTCCTTTAGGTGGGTCTTGAGCTGGGGCTGACTAACTCCGAAGACCTCATCTTCCTTGTTCCAGGACTTGGCTTGTTCATTTCTGAGCTCTGGTGTGTGCCAGGGGCCCAGACCAGAGTAGCCTGGGAAATGTTTACTGGATGGATGGGTGGtgttgggtggggaggggaatggatggatggacaggtagAAGGGTATGGGAAGTCTGGTGGGATGATCAAACAAGCAGCTCTCTCTTCCCCACACCTCCTCTGTCTCCCCTACTCACCGTGACAGTAGCCAGCAGCCCCTCAGGCACATAGGCTACCACAATGGCCATAAAGAAGACCATGGCCCGGAGGAAGGTGTAGCCGATACACATGGCCACCACAAAGAATGTGGCACCGAAGAGGATGGCCAGGCCCGCGATGATGTCCACAAAATGTTCAATCTCGATTGCAATAGGCGTCTTCTCGTTTTCCACACCAGAGGCCAGGGACGCGATGCGCCCGATGATGGTGCGATCGCCGGTGCTCACCACCAGGCCCTGGGCTGTGCCTGCAGTGGccacaagaggagagagagagctcagggcGGGGGTGGGCAGCACCAGGGAGGTGCTCTGTGGAGCAGGCATCACAGGAGACCAAAGGGGCTGCCATGGGGAGTGTGGAGCCTCCGCGGCTTCAGGACAGGACAGCAGGGCTTCACAGACCCTCCAGACACATGGTGGAGAAGAAGGCGATGTTGCGGGTCTCCAGGGGACTCTCATGTGTACACTCGGGTGAGCGGGTCTGTGGTTCAGACTCTCCAGTGAGCGAGGAGTTGTCCACCTTGCAGCCCTGGGCGGACAGAATGCGGATGTCCGCTGGGACGCGGTCCCCGCCTTTCATCTCCACCAGGTCGCCCACCACAAGCTGGTCTGCGTTGATCTGGAACTTGTCCCCGTCTCGGATCACGGTGGCTTGCTGCGGGGGCGGGAGGGGCAGTGGGAGTTGCTTACTGTCTCGGAGTCATGAGAGGCGAAAATCGGGAAGAGCTGAAGCTTGAGGAGTTGGAGGTCGTAAATAAGGATAGATTGGGGCTGGTGGGACGGGCCCCCTGGCCATGGAAGGAGATGGCCTGGGGTGGTTTGGAGACTCTGGGGCCTGAAGGGAGAGGTAGCAGGCTGGGGGACCCACCTGGGGTACGAGATTCTTGAAGCTAGCGATGATATTTGTGCTCTTGAACTCCTGGTAGTAGCCAAAACAGCCAGTGACTACAACCACGGCAATGAGTGCTATCGCCAGGTACAGCTGCAGAGTGAGATGCCAGCCTGCGTTAGAAGTCCCTTCCTCAAAGCTACTGTCCCTCTTCAGAGTCCCCTGGTGTTCTTGGGAGTTCCCTTCCTCTACCAAGAAGCCTCATGTGCTATCCCTGTGACCCAACCCGCTGTCCCCATGTTCCATAGATGCAAATTCACTTGCCCTGTATTTTCAATGTCTTGTGTCCATGTCCCTAACCCCATAGTCGCTGGTTCCTCATCTCCATGCCCCCGTATGGTCCTTGTCACATGTTTCTTGGTTTATTCTTGTCTCCCCTAACTCCTGCATCTGTCATGTCTCCTCCTGTCACTATGTGTCACTAATCCATATGCCACCCCGTGCCCTTGTGTCCAGTAGCCCCCATGTCATCTTGTCTCTGTTCCCGCCTCTGTGCTGCAGACCTATGCCGAGACTGGAATCTCCATGCCCCAAATGCCAAGTCTGTGCACCTGAGTACCAATCCCATGTCACTTGACCTATGGCTTTCCAAGCCCTTGTCTAGTGTCATACATGCCACCCCATGTCCCCTGTCTGACCCTGGCATATCCAGTGTCCTCTCTGCATCTCTATTTCCTCTACTAGTGTTTTGGTAtctcctgtctgtgtctctgtgtgctgcGTCTGGTGTTAAGTGTTCCTTATGTCTCAGGCCAAGTCCTTGTGTCCCCTGTCCCAAGTCCTTGGTCTGTCCCATGTCTTCATTTCCTATTCTTATCGGGTCCATATCTTAGATCTCTCAGTTCTGTTTCCTGCAATCTAAGAGTTCCCCATCCAAGAGTCATCCTCGGTGTCCCTTGTGACCTATGTCCTCAGGTCTGTCCCATAGCCCAGTGTCCTCCACCCTTCATCAATGTCTCAGAGCTGCGTCTTAATGTTTCTGTATCCATGTCCCCTTTGTTGTAAGTCCTGGGCTCGGTGTCACGGTTCCCCGGTCTCACTGTGCCTGCCCTAAAGCACGCGCCACTCACGTTGTCATCTGTGGTCAGGTCGCCCTCACTGGCCTGGATGGCAAAGGCAATGAGGCAGATAGCGGCCGCCACCCACATAAGGCACTGCAGACCCCCTGCCAGCTGCCGGGCAAACTTGACATATTCAGGAGTGCCTCGCGGTGGCCGGAGCGCGTTGGGCCCATCCCTCAGCAACAGCTCAGCCGCCAGGCTTGCAGTCAGGCCCTGGGGACAGCAGGTGTGGTCATGGCGGAGGCCACAGGGTCTTGCCTTCACCCTTTCTCTTCTTGTCCCTGTCCTtctctcttgtccccttctcccctcttccccctttcctctctcttccatctttctctcatctcccctcttccctccttccttggccactctctcttctatctcttactgctctcttcctctccatctcccttcctctccatGTTTCTCTACAGGTCTCTTTTCACCTCTTCTccatgtctctcttcctctctctcctctgtatcTCCCCATTCTTCTTCATCTATTCCCAACacctcccagcacacacacacacacacacacacacacacacacacacagagagagagagagagatacagaaacacacacacacgcacacacacagagatatagaaacacacacacacacacacacacacacacacacagagagagagagagatacagaaacacacacacacgcacacacacagagatatagaaacacacacacacacacacacacgcacgcacacacacacacacacagatatagaaacacacacacacacacacacacacacaaagagagagacagacacacagacacagacacatacacagaggagagagacagccacacacagagagagacagagagagatagacacagacacacatacacacagagacacagagagagacagacacagacacacagaggcagagagagagagagagagacagacagacagacacagacacatacacagaagagagagacagacacagagagagagagagagacagagaaagatagacatagacacacatacacacagagacagagagagagacagacacagacataaatacacagagagacagacggacagacagacagacagacacacacacacacacacacacgcacgcacgcgcgcgcgcgcgcacacacacacacacacacagaggagagagaatgagagacagacacagactcacacagagagagagaaagagagagacagacagacacagacacagagagagagagaaagagagagagagagagacagacagacagacagacagatacagacacacagagacagagagagatagacacagacacagagagacaaagagagacagacacagacacacagaggcagagaggcagagagacagacagacacaaatacacagagagacagagagagagagacagacacacacacacacagagacaaagacagagagagagacaaacaggcagacagacagacagacacacagagagagagaggagagagagaatgagagacagacacagacacacacacagagagagaaagagagagacagacagacacagacacacacacacacagagagagagagagagacagacagacagacacacacagagagaaagagagagacagatacacagagagagagagtcagacacagacacgcacagagagagagagagagagagagagtgaaagaagagagagagaggaacagacagacacacagacacacacacagaggagacacacacacacacacacacacacacacacacagagagacagacacagacacagagacacacacagaggagagagagacagacagacacacacacacaggagagagagagacagacagacagacacacacagacacacacacagaggagagagacagacacagacacacacagaggagagagagagagagagagagagagagagagagagagagagcatcacccacctttctctctccctgcccaccctcccctccctatGCCCACCCACTCCTAGCTCACCTTGGTGGCACTGGTCCGGTACTTCTGCTCCAGCTCAGACACTGACAGCTGGTGGTCATTCTGGGGGATGAACAGGACGCTCAGCGTCAGGCTCTCTCAGCCCCACTCAGCCCACGGCCTGGCTCCAAGTCCCCAGCTGAGCGCTGCCCAGGCTTCAGCCCCACACTCACCATCTCCATCTCCTTCTTCATGTTCTCCAGCTTGTCCTTCTTCTTGCCTCCCCCCCCACCTGCCTTCTTCTTGCTCATCTTGGCGGCCATGTCCCCACCAGGGCCAGACCCCAGTTCCACTGAGTACAGTTCGTAATTCTCCTGGGGATGGGATGGAGCAGAGGAGACGTCAGGTGCCACCGGGGCTTCtggccccctcccccccaccctgccccaaaCATCTCCCAGGTGCCACTCACTGCCTTCCCCATGGTGCCTGGCGTTCTGCCCTCTTTGGTCTGTCGAGCCGAGGGTCTGGACCAGGCTTGATatacccagggagggtgggggtggagcagaACCAGCTGATTACAGGTGATTATGAGACTCCTTGGGGTAACCTTCAGGCTTGGACGGCTCAGACATTTTCTACTGGGCTGTCCCAACCTGCCCAAACCCTATTGCCACTGGTCACTCCGATCAGGAACCTCTGGGCTATAACAGCCAAATAACAGCAAGAAGAGTAGCAAacaccggtgtgtgtgtgtgtgtgtgtgtgtgtgtgtgtgtgtgtgtgtgtgtgctcacttcATGCCAGCCGTGTGAAAGGGCTTTCACACATTCACATTTAACCTTCCAGAAACCGCTTGAGGTGAGTAATACCCACTCCACGAGGGGAAACGGAGGCATAGAGAGGTCAAGTCACTTGCTCAACCCTAGTCTAGGACGAGCTTGAGTCAGGCCTGGCAGATCGCCTGCCCAGTGTCCTTTTGGAGCCCTAAAGCATGTCTGCAGTCACCTGTGACATCTCTATCATTCCCACTGTGCAGAGACAGGAAATTGAGGCTTGTGGGAGTCCTACAGGGTCCCACTGCACACTAAACGCTGACCGCTGCCCAAAGCTCCCAACCGTTCCCCTGTCCCCATCCCAATCTGCTCAGTGAAATCAAGGTGCACACTGGGGAAAGGCTGGATCTAATGACCTTTGTCTGAACTGGGTGCCAGGTATCAGGAAGTCTGAGAGACCCCTCCATGTACCCCAGGCAGGGATCCCTGGGGACTGCAGTGAGGGGCTAGGCTGGGGAAATGGTAGGACCTTTGGTGTGACTTTTGCACTGGCCTCCCTAGTGGGCATGTCTCCAAGGGCATGTGTAGGTAGGTGTAGCTGATAAGATAAATAGCCTTGGTAACGTCCTCCTTGGGAGCAGGTCACCTGGGtgtcgtggcctggcatgtctcagtcccaaaccatgGAATCCACGAGGTTCAACCTGAGTGGGtggtgtggacttggaaattcctagcaacccaatggcgataaagaccagacacgggcatcttgtcatctttagagagctctcagttccatgctgcaaaaccgGAGTCTcccctttattcagcatcttcctggctgcaaTCTAACCgttcttccctgaccctgagaccgtttctctcccatcttcctagaccctatcGACGGATCCCTCTCCACATTCTCCACCCCTGTAGACCTCACTCGTCAAGTAGACCTAGccctccaccctggtgcaggcctattcaaaatgcttagttctgtagagatgcaaaaccaggggacattctccactgaggctgtgCCATTccacagcaaatcagctagcgtCTGCAATACAGCGCAGACCAGAGCTCCGGAGGTTTGGACCCCCGAGAAGTTCTCTAATGGAATCAGTTCTCGGCTCCCGACACCTGGGGAAGTAAAAGGTGGGCAACCTGAGCTCCCCAACACTCAGCTGTCTGAAGATGCCCACCCTCCTCCAGGAGCTCCAAGAGGAGACAGGCAGGTTGACAGAACAGTCGTGAAATCCCCAGAACACAGACGACCCACATCAGAGCCAAGCGTGTCAACGTTTGTGGTGTTCCTGGACTCACAagcttttccctcctctctcctaaTATCTACTGACCCCTGAGGAGCCCCCCTGTCTCAGTGCCTGCGTTCGATCCCTCAATACGTGCTATGCTGTGCACAGACTGAGGTCACTCCTGCCTCAGGACCTTGGCACTTGGATCGCCACCTGTCTGGTCCCCTTTTTTCTGAGATCCATGTGACTCTTTCTCATTCCCTTCGAGTCTTGGTGCAAATGTCACCTTTTCTCAGAGTCTCTCTGAAGCTCTGCAGTACCATAGCGCTTCCATTCTCTTCCACTAACCACACGTCCAGTTCCAATGTGGtgttgtattttattcatttggtCATCTGGCTCCACATGGAGGAAAGCTGGGACTCGGTTGCCCTTGTTGCTCCCAGCACACCGTCACTGAGTGTGGACAGGGTTTGGCTCAATGGTAGGGAGGAGCACCTGTTCACAAGCCTGGAGCACCGAGCAGGCTCCCAGGAAGTCTCAGTCTTTGGGAATGTCTCAGATGGATGCCACTCATCAGCTTCAAACCCCCACCCTGACCTACCAGCCTCTACCCTCAGCATGCTCAGGGCCTGTGGGAGCTATGGAAGGTAGGCGGGGGTCGTGTCTGCAAGCAAAGTCACAGATGGGGCCACCAACACCATCTGTGGCAGTAGATGGTTGACTAAGATACTTTGCAGACCTCTGCCAATGCAGAGTGGCCGCCTTTGGCCTCTACCTCActggctttctcttctctctggagtCTTAGTGTCATTATGCTATCGTAAATCTTAATATTATAAGCTGATATTAATGTTGATTGATATTTGAATATTTCAGATTCATGCATTACAGAAAcagtaaaaatgaacattttagcaATTTGGTGGATTTGTGTTAGATAAATAGATCAAAGGATCATAGATAGGtgtgatagat
It contains:
- the Atp4a gene encoding potassium-transporting ATPase alpha chain 1 isoform X2, yielding MGKAENYELYSVELGSGPGGDMAAKMSKKKAGGGGGKKKDKLENMKKEMEMNDHQLSVSELEQKYRTSATKGLTASLAAELLLRDGPNALRPPRGTPEYVKFARQLAGGLQCLMWVAAAICLIAFAIQASEGDLTTDDNLYLAIALIAVVVVTGCFGYYQEFKSTNIIASFKNLVPQQATVIRDGDKFQINADQLVVGDLVEMKGGDRVPADIRILSAQGCKVDNSSLTGESEPQTRSPECTHESPLETRNIAFFSTMCLEGTAQGLVVSTGDRTIIGRIASLASGVENEKTPIAIEIEHFVDIIAGLAILFGATFFVVAMCIGYTFLRAMVFFMAIVVAYVPEGLLATVTVCLSLTAKRLASKNCVVKNLEAVETLGSTSVICSDKTGTLTQNRMTVSHLWFDNHIHTADTTEDQSGQTFDQSSETWRALCRVLTLCNRAAFKSGQDAVPVPKRIVIGDASETALLKFSELTLGNAMGYRDRFPKVCEIPFNSTNKFQLSIHTLEDPRDPRHLLVMKGAPERVLERCSSILIKGQELPLDEQWREAFQTAYLSLGGLGERVLGFCQLYLNEKDYPPGYSFDVEAMNFPSSGLCFAGLVSMIDPPRATVPDAVLKCRTAGIRVIMVTGDHPITAKAIAASVGIISEGSETVEDIAARLRMPVDQVNRKDARACVINGMQLKDMDPSELVEALRTHPEMVFARTSPQQKLGAIVAVTGDGVNDSPALKKADIGVAMGIAGSDAAKNAADMILLDDNFASIVTGVEQGRLIFDNLKKSIAYTLTKNIPELTPYLIYITVSVPLPLGCITILFIELCTDIFPSVSLAYEKAESDIMHLRPRNPRRDRLVNEPLAAYSYFQIGAIQSFAGFADYFTAMAQEGWFPLLCVGLRPQWEDHHLQDLQDSYGQEWTFGQRLYQQYTCYTVFFISIEMCQIADVLIRKTRRLSAFQQGFFRNRILVIAIVFQVCIGCFLCYCPGMPNIFNFMPIRFQWWLVPMPFGLLIFVYDEIRKLGVRCCPGSWWDQELYY
- the Atp4a gene encoding potassium-transporting ATPase alpha chain 1 isoform X1, translating into MGKAENYELYSVELGSGPGGDMAAKMSKKKAGGGGGKKKDKLENMKKEMEMNDHQLSVSELEQKYRTSATKGLTASLAAELLLRDGPNALRPPRGTPEYVKFARQLAGGLQCLMWVAAAICLIAFAIQASEGDLTTDDNLYLAIALIAVVVVTGCFGYYQEFKSTNIIASFKNLVPQQATVIRDGDKFQINADQLVVGDLVEMKGGDRVPADIRILSAQGCKVDNSSLTGESEPQTRSPECTHESPLETRNIAFFSTMCLEGTAQGLVVSTGDRTIIGRIASLASGVENEKTPIAIEIEHFVDIIAGLAILFGATFFVVAMCIGYTFLRAMVFFMAIVVAYVPEGLLATVTVCLSLTAKRLASKNCVVKNLEAVETLGSTSVICSDKTGTLTQNRMTVSHLWFDNHIHTADTTEDQSGQTFDQSSETWRALCRVLTLCNRAAFKSGQDAVPVPKRIVIGDASETALLKFSELTLGNAMGYRDRFPKVCEIPFNSTNKFQLSIHTLEDPRDPRHLLVMKGAPERVLERCSSILIKGQELPLDEQWREAFQTAYLSLGGLGERVLGFCQLYLNEKDYPPGYSFDVEAMNFPSSGLCFAGLVSMIDPPRATVPDAVLKCRTAGIRVIMVTGDHPITAKAIAASVGIISEGSETVEDIAARLRMPVDQVNRKDARACVINGMQLKDMDPSELVEALRTHPEMVFARTSPQQKLVIVESCQRLGAIVAVTGDGVNDSPALKKADIGVAMGIAGSDAAKNAADMILLDDNFASIVTGVEQGRLIFDNLKKSIAYTLTKNIPELTPYLIYITVSVPLPLGCITILFIELCTDIFPSVSLAYEKAESDIMHLRPRNPRRDRLVNEPLAAYSYFQIGAIQSFAGFADYFTAMAQEGWFPLLCVGLRPQWEDHHLQDLQDSYGQEWTFGQRLYQQYTCYTVFFISIEMCQIADVLIRKTRRLSAFQQGFFRNRILVIAIVFQVCIGCFLCYCPGMPNIFNFMPIRFQWWLVPMPFGLLIFVYDEIRKLGVRCCPGSWWDQELYY